One genomic segment of Aythya fuligula isolate bAytFul2 chromosome 5, bAytFul2.pri, whole genome shotgun sequence includes these proteins:
- the ANO1 gene encoding anoctamin-1 isoform X5, with translation MDKDEIHLRRLPAAAPWGPHGDSEFHGVDFLPDDLSEAPDETGMRVNKKYSCLPAEEKGIHIINIRAIEDIGYDQHESTLLNSLSKNPDADCKYGLYFRDGKRKVDYILVYHYKKSSSGRALARRTHHNDTSARSTKQDHPLPGKSVQLEMGESEPPADSHEDDKRFRREEYEGNLVEAGLELEHDEDTKIHGVGFVKIHAPWNVLCREAEFLKLKMPTKKMYQINQTHGLLKKINSVIQKITEPIQPKVAEHKPQTVKRLSYPFSREKQHLFDLSDRDSFFDSKTRSTIVYEILKRTTCTKAKYSMGITSLLANGVYSAAYPLHDGDYEGENVEPNDRKLLCEEWASYGVFYKYQPIDLVRKYFGEKIGLYFAWLGVYTQMLIPASIVGIIVFLYGCATVDENIPSMEMCDQRNNITMCPLCDRTCSYWKMSSACATARASHLFDNPATVFFSVFMALWAATFMEHWKRKQMRLNYRWDLTGFEEEEEAVKDHPRAEYEAKVLEKSLRKEHKHKEHRYFPEEAANKWRQRTDKEKLTWKDRFPAYLTNFVGIIFMVGLTFAIVFGVIIYRISTAAALAISSTPSGRSSVRVTVTATAVIINLVVIIILDEVYGCIARWLTQIEVPKTDKNFEERLIFKAFLLKFVNAYTPIFYVAFFKGRFVGRPGDYVYIFHSFRMEECAPGGCLMELCIQLSIIMLGKQLIQNNLFEIGIPKMKKFIRYMKLKRRRSLDHEEHVKKKQRYEVDYNLEPFAGLTPEYMEMIIQFGFVTLFVASFPLAPLFALLNNIIEIRLDAKKFVTELRRPVAVRAKDIGIWYNILRGIGKLAVIINAFVISFTSDFIPRLVYLYMYSENGTMHGFVNHTLSSFNVSDFQAGTAPNDPMDLGYEVQICRYKDYREPPWSENKYDISKDFWAVLAARLAFVIVFQNLVMFMSDFVDWIIPDIPKDISQQIHKEKVLMVEVFMREEQGKLQMLETWKDKDKKKGENCNNHSPRLSRSHSGSLSSCHSYPLDV, from the exons CTCTTGAACTCCCTATCCAAAAATCCAGATGCTGACTGCAAATACGGACTTTACTTCAGAGATGGCAAGAGAAAGGTGGATTACATCCTAGTTTATCACTACAAGAAGTCCTCATCTGGGAGGGCACTCGCCAGGAGAACTCACCACAATGACACAAGTGCACGAAGCACCAAGCAGGACCACCCGCTTCCTGGGAAGAGCGTGCAGCTGGAGATGGGGGAGAGCGAACCCCCTGCAGATTCCCATGAAGACGACAAGAGATTTCGGAGGGAGGAGTATGAGGGAAACCTTGTGGAGGCTGGCCTGGAACTGGAACATGATGAGGAT acaaaaatccaTGGGGTTGGATTTGTAAAAATACATGCACCATGGAATGTATTGTGTCGAGAGGCAGAGTTTCTTAAGCTCAAGATGCCCACAAAGAAG ATGTATCAGATCAATCAGACCCATGGGCTTCTGAAAAAGATCAACTCTGTAATCCAGAAGATAACAGAGCCCATCCAGCCCAAAGTGGCCGAACACAAGCCGCAGACAGTGAAGCGCCTCTCTTACCCCTTCTccagggagaagcagcactT ATTTGATTTGTCTGACAGAGATTCCTTCTTTGACAGCAAAACAAGAAGTACTATA gtttatgaaatattgaaaagaacGACATGTACCAAAGCAAAATATAGCATGG ggATCACCAGCCTGCTTGCCAATGGAGTTTACAGTGCCGCATATCCTTTGCATGAT ggtgaCTATGAAGGTGAAAACGTCGAACCCAATGACAGAAAA cTGCTGTGCGAGGAGTGGGCGAGCTATGGAGTCTTCTATAAATACCAGCCCATTGACCTGGTGAG aaaatactttgGAGAGAAGATTGGACTATATTTTGCCTGGCTGGGAGTTTATACACAAATGCTTATTCCAGCTTCCATTGTAGGGATTATTGTTTTCCTATACGGCTGTGCAACTGTGGATGAGAATATACCAAG TATGGAAATGTGTGACCAGAGAAACAATATCACCATGTGTCCCTTGTGTGACAGAACATGCAGTTACTGGAAGATGAGCTCTGCTTGTGCAACTGCTCGTGCAAGTCATCTTTTTGATAACCCTGCAACTGTCTTCTTCTCAGTCTTCATGGCTCTCTGGG CTGCTACCTTTATGGAAcactggaagagaaagcagatgcGCCTCAACTACAGGTGGGACCTGACTGGGtttgaagaggaggag GAGGCAGTCAAG GATCATCCAAGAGCAGAATATGAAGCAAAGGTTTTAGAAAAATCACTaagaaaagaacacaaacatAAAGAG CATCGGTATTTTCCAGAAGAGGCAGCAAACAAATGGAGACAAAGA ACAGATAAAGAAAAGCTGACATGGAAGGATCGTTTTCCAGCCTATTTGACCAATTTTGTTGGCATTATCTTCATG GTGGGGCTGACATTTGCTATAGTGTTTGGAGTCATAATATACAGAAtctccactgcagcagcactggcaatCAGCTCAACTCCGTCAGGCCGGTCCAGCGTCAGGGTCACTGTCACTGCCACTGCTGTCATCATCAATTTGGTTGTCATCATCATCCTGGATGAAGTATACGGCTGCATAGCAAGGTGGCTAACTCAGATCG AGGTGCCAAAAACTGACAAGAATTTTGAAGAGCGTCTGATTTTTAAGgctttccttctgaaatttgTCAATGCTTACACACCCATCTTCTATGTCGCTTTTTTCAAAGGCCG ATTTGTTGGACGTCCAGGAGACTACGtttacattttccattctttccgAATGGAAGAG TGCGCACCAGGCGGTTGCCTGATGGAGCTGTGCATACAGCTCAGTATCATCATGTTGGGCAAGCAGCTGATTCAGAACAATTTATTTGAGATTGGCATCCC gaaaatgaagaaatttataCGATACATGAAACTAAAGCGCCGGCGTTCCTTAGACCATGAGGAGCACGTCAAAAAAAAGCAGCGCTATGAAGTGGACTACAACCTGGAGCCTTTCGCTGGACTTACCCCTGAATATATGGAAATGA ttatTCAGTTTGGATTTGTAACCTTGTTTGTTGCATCCTTCCCACTGGCGcctctgtttgctttgttgaaCAACATCATTGAAATCCGTTTAGATGCAAAAAAATTTGTTACAGAGCTGAGGAGACCGGTAGCAGTCAGAGCGAAGGATATAG GAATCTGGTATAATATCCTCCGGGGTATAGGAAAGCTTGCTGTCATAATAAAT GCATTTGTGATCTCATTCACATCCGACTTCATTCCACGCCTCGTGTACCTGTATATGTACAGTGAGAATGGCACCATGCATGGCTTCGTGAACCATACACTATCCTCTTTTAATGTCAGCGATTTTCAAGCAGGAACAGCTCCAAATGACCCCATGGATCTTGGCTACGAGGTTCAGATATGCAG ATACAAAGATTACCGAGAACCCCCCTggtctgaaaacaaatatgacATTTCAAAGGATTTCTGGGCTGTCCTAGCTGCAAGATTAGCATTTGTGATAGTTTTCCAG AACTTGGTCATGTTTATGAGTGACTTTGTTGACTGGATTATCCCAGACATTCCCAAGGACATTAGTCAGCAGATTCATAAAGAGAAGGTTCTCATGGTCGAGGTCTTCATGAGAGAAGAGCAAGGGAAGCTGCAAATGCTGGAAACCTGGAAAgacaaggacaagaaaaaaggtgaaaactGTAACAATCACAGCCCCAGACTCTCCAGGAGCCACAGTGGGAGCTTGTCCTCCTGCCACTCGTATCCTCTTGACGTATAG
- the ANO1 gene encoding anoctamin-1 isoform X7, which produces MDKDEIHLRRLPAAAPWGPHGDSEFHGVDFLPDDLSEAPDETGMRVNKKYSCLPAEEKGIHIINIRAIEDIGYDQHESTLLNSLSKNPDADCKYGLYFRDGKRKVDYILVYHYKKSSSGRALARRTHHNDTSARSTKQDHPLPGKSVQLEMGESEPPADSHEDDKRFRREEYEGNLVEAGLELEHDEDTKIHGVGFVKIHAPWNVLCREAEFLKLKMPTKKMYQINQTHGLLKKINSVIQKITEPIQPKVAEHKPQTVKRLSYPFSREKQHLFDLSDRDSFFDSKTRSTIVYEILKRTTCTKAKYSMGITSLLANGVYSAAYPLHDGDYEGENVEPNDRKLLCEEWASYGVFYKYQPIDLVRKYFGEKIGLYFAWLGVYTQMLIPASIVGIIVFLYGCATVDENIPSMEMCDQRNNITMCPLCDRTCSYWKMSSACATARASHLFDNPATVFFSVFMALWAATFMEHWKRKQMRLNYRWDLTGFEEEEDHPRAEYEAKVLEKSLRKEHKHKETDKEKLTWKDRFPAYLTNFVGIIFMVGLTFAIVFGVIIYRISTAAALAISSTPSGRSSVRVTVTATAVIINLVVIIILDEVYGCIARWLTQIEVPKTDKNFEERLIFKAFLLKFVNAYTPIFYVAFFKGRFVGRPGDYVYIFHSFRMEECAPGGCLMELCIQLSIIMLGKQLIQNNLFEIGIPKMKKFIRYMKLKRRRSLDHEEHVKKKQRYEVDYNLEPFAGLTPEYMEMIIQFGFVTLFVASFPLAPLFALLNNIIEIRLDAKKFVTELRRPVAVRAKDIGIWYNILRGIGKLAVIINAFVISFTSDFIPRLVYLYMYSENGTMHGFVNHTLSSFNVSDFQAGTAPNDPMDLGYEVQICRYKDYREPPWSENKYDISKDFWAVLAARLAFVIVFQNLVMFMSDFVDWIIPDIPKDISQQIHKEKVLMVEVFMREEQGKLQMLETWKDKDKKKGENCNNHSPRLSRSHSGSLSSCHSYPLDV; this is translated from the exons CTCTTGAACTCCCTATCCAAAAATCCAGATGCTGACTGCAAATACGGACTTTACTTCAGAGATGGCAAGAGAAAGGTGGATTACATCCTAGTTTATCACTACAAGAAGTCCTCATCTGGGAGGGCACTCGCCAGGAGAACTCACCACAATGACACAAGTGCACGAAGCACCAAGCAGGACCACCCGCTTCCTGGGAAGAGCGTGCAGCTGGAGATGGGGGAGAGCGAACCCCCTGCAGATTCCCATGAAGACGACAAGAGATTTCGGAGGGAGGAGTATGAGGGAAACCTTGTGGAGGCTGGCCTGGAACTGGAACATGATGAGGAT acaaaaatccaTGGGGTTGGATTTGTAAAAATACATGCACCATGGAATGTATTGTGTCGAGAGGCAGAGTTTCTTAAGCTCAAGATGCCCACAAAGAAG ATGTATCAGATCAATCAGACCCATGGGCTTCTGAAAAAGATCAACTCTGTAATCCAGAAGATAACAGAGCCCATCCAGCCCAAAGTGGCCGAACACAAGCCGCAGACAGTGAAGCGCCTCTCTTACCCCTTCTccagggagaagcagcactT ATTTGATTTGTCTGACAGAGATTCCTTCTTTGACAGCAAAACAAGAAGTACTATA gtttatgaaatattgaaaagaacGACATGTACCAAAGCAAAATATAGCATGG ggATCACCAGCCTGCTTGCCAATGGAGTTTACAGTGCCGCATATCCTTTGCATGAT ggtgaCTATGAAGGTGAAAACGTCGAACCCAATGACAGAAAA cTGCTGTGCGAGGAGTGGGCGAGCTATGGAGTCTTCTATAAATACCAGCCCATTGACCTGGTGAG aaaatactttgGAGAGAAGATTGGACTATATTTTGCCTGGCTGGGAGTTTATACACAAATGCTTATTCCAGCTTCCATTGTAGGGATTATTGTTTTCCTATACGGCTGTGCAACTGTGGATGAGAATATACCAAG TATGGAAATGTGTGACCAGAGAAACAATATCACCATGTGTCCCTTGTGTGACAGAACATGCAGTTACTGGAAGATGAGCTCTGCTTGTGCAACTGCTCGTGCAAGTCATCTTTTTGATAACCCTGCAACTGTCTTCTTCTCAGTCTTCATGGCTCTCTGGG CTGCTACCTTTATGGAAcactggaagagaaagcagatgcGCCTCAACTACAGGTGGGACCTGACTGGGtttgaagaggaggag GATCATCCAAGAGCAGAATATGAAGCAAAGGTTTTAGAAAAATCACTaagaaaagaacacaaacatAAAGAG ACAGATAAAGAAAAGCTGACATGGAAGGATCGTTTTCCAGCCTATTTGACCAATTTTGTTGGCATTATCTTCATG GTGGGGCTGACATTTGCTATAGTGTTTGGAGTCATAATATACAGAAtctccactgcagcagcactggcaatCAGCTCAACTCCGTCAGGCCGGTCCAGCGTCAGGGTCACTGTCACTGCCACTGCTGTCATCATCAATTTGGTTGTCATCATCATCCTGGATGAAGTATACGGCTGCATAGCAAGGTGGCTAACTCAGATCG AGGTGCCAAAAACTGACAAGAATTTTGAAGAGCGTCTGATTTTTAAGgctttccttctgaaatttgTCAATGCTTACACACCCATCTTCTATGTCGCTTTTTTCAAAGGCCG ATTTGTTGGACGTCCAGGAGACTACGtttacattttccattctttccgAATGGAAGAG TGCGCACCAGGCGGTTGCCTGATGGAGCTGTGCATACAGCTCAGTATCATCATGTTGGGCAAGCAGCTGATTCAGAACAATTTATTTGAGATTGGCATCCC gaaaatgaagaaatttataCGATACATGAAACTAAAGCGCCGGCGTTCCTTAGACCATGAGGAGCACGTCAAAAAAAAGCAGCGCTATGAAGTGGACTACAACCTGGAGCCTTTCGCTGGACTTACCCCTGAATATATGGAAATGA ttatTCAGTTTGGATTTGTAACCTTGTTTGTTGCATCCTTCCCACTGGCGcctctgtttgctttgttgaaCAACATCATTGAAATCCGTTTAGATGCAAAAAAATTTGTTACAGAGCTGAGGAGACCGGTAGCAGTCAGAGCGAAGGATATAG GAATCTGGTATAATATCCTCCGGGGTATAGGAAAGCTTGCTGTCATAATAAAT GCATTTGTGATCTCATTCACATCCGACTTCATTCCACGCCTCGTGTACCTGTATATGTACAGTGAGAATGGCACCATGCATGGCTTCGTGAACCATACACTATCCTCTTTTAATGTCAGCGATTTTCAAGCAGGAACAGCTCCAAATGACCCCATGGATCTTGGCTACGAGGTTCAGATATGCAG ATACAAAGATTACCGAGAACCCCCCTggtctgaaaacaaatatgacATTTCAAAGGATTTCTGGGCTGTCCTAGCTGCAAGATTAGCATTTGTGATAGTTTTCCAG AACTTGGTCATGTTTATGAGTGACTTTGTTGACTGGATTATCCCAGACATTCCCAAGGACATTAGTCAGCAGATTCATAAAGAGAAGGTTCTCATGGTCGAGGTCTTCATGAGAGAAGAGCAAGGGAAGCTGCAAATGCTGGAAACCTGGAAAgacaaggacaagaaaaaaggtgaaaactGTAACAATCACAGCCCCAGACTCTCCAGGAGCCACAGTGGGAGCTTGTCCTCCTGCCACTCGTATCCTCTTGACGTATAG
- the ANO1 gene encoding anoctamin-1 isoform X6, with protein sequence MDKDEIHLRRLPAAAPWGPHGDSEFHGVDFLPDDLSEAPDETGMRVNKKYSCLPAEEKGIHIINIRAIEDIGYDQHESTLLNSLSKNPDADCKYGLYFRDGKRKVDYILVYHYKKSSSGRALARRTHHNDTSARSTKQDHPLPGKSVQLEMGESEPPADSHEDDKRFRREEYEGNLVEAGLELEHDEDTKIHGVGFVKIHAPWNVLCREAEFLKLKMPTKKMYQINQTHGLLKKINSVIQKITEPIQPKVAEHKPQTVKRLSYPFSREKQHLFDLSDRDSFFDSKTRSTIVYEILKRTTCTKAKYSMGITSLLANGVYSAAYPLHDGDYEGENVEPNDRKLLCEEWASYGVFYKYQPIDLVRKYFGEKIGLYFAWLGVYTQMLIPASIVGIIVFLYGCATVDENIPSMEMCDQRNNITMCPLCDRTCSYWKMSSACATARASHLFDNPATVFFSVFMALWAATFMEHWKRKQMRLNYRWDLTGFEEEEEAVKDHPRAEYEAKVLEKSLRKEHKHKETDKEKLTWKDRFPAYLTNFVGIIFMVGLTFAIVFGVIIYRISTAAALAISSTPSGRSSVRVTVTATAVIINLVVIIILDEVYGCIARWLTQIEVPKTDKNFEERLIFKAFLLKFVNAYTPIFYVAFFKGRFVGRPGDYVYIFHSFRMEECAPGGCLMELCIQLSIIMLGKQLIQNNLFEIGIPKMKKFIRYMKLKRRRSLDHEEHVKKKQRYEVDYNLEPFAGLTPEYMEMIIQFGFVTLFVASFPLAPLFALLNNIIEIRLDAKKFVTELRRPVAVRAKDIGIWYNILRGIGKLAVIINAFVISFTSDFIPRLVYLYMYSENGTMHGFVNHTLSSFNVSDFQAGTAPNDPMDLGYEVQICRYKDYREPPWSENKYDISKDFWAVLAARLAFVIVFQNLVMFMSDFVDWIIPDIPKDISQQIHKEKVLMVEVFMREEQGKLQMLETWKDKDKKKGENCNNHSPRLSRSHSGSLSSCHSYPLDV encoded by the exons CTCTTGAACTCCCTATCCAAAAATCCAGATGCTGACTGCAAATACGGACTTTACTTCAGAGATGGCAAGAGAAAGGTGGATTACATCCTAGTTTATCACTACAAGAAGTCCTCATCTGGGAGGGCACTCGCCAGGAGAACTCACCACAATGACACAAGTGCACGAAGCACCAAGCAGGACCACCCGCTTCCTGGGAAGAGCGTGCAGCTGGAGATGGGGGAGAGCGAACCCCCTGCAGATTCCCATGAAGACGACAAGAGATTTCGGAGGGAGGAGTATGAGGGAAACCTTGTGGAGGCTGGCCTGGAACTGGAACATGATGAGGAT acaaaaatccaTGGGGTTGGATTTGTAAAAATACATGCACCATGGAATGTATTGTGTCGAGAGGCAGAGTTTCTTAAGCTCAAGATGCCCACAAAGAAG ATGTATCAGATCAATCAGACCCATGGGCTTCTGAAAAAGATCAACTCTGTAATCCAGAAGATAACAGAGCCCATCCAGCCCAAAGTGGCCGAACACAAGCCGCAGACAGTGAAGCGCCTCTCTTACCCCTTCTccagggagaagcagcactT ATTTGATTTGTCTGACAGAGATTCCTTCTTTGACAGCAAAACAAGAAGTACTATA gtttatgaaatattgaaaagaacGACATGTACCAAAGCAAAATATAGCATGG ggATCACCAGCCTGCTTGCCAATGGAGTTTACAGTGCCGCATATCCTTTGCATGAT ggtgaCTATGAAGGTGAAAACGTCGAACCCAATGACAGAAAA cTGCTGTGCGAGGAGTGGGCGAGCTATGGAGTCTTCTATAAATACCAGCCCATTGACCTGGTGAG aaaatactttgGAGAGAAGATTGGACTATATTTTGCCTGGCTGGGAGTTTATACACAAATGCTTATTCCAGCTTCCATTGTAGGGATTATTGTTTTCCTATACGGCTGTGCAACTGTGGATGAGAATATACCAAG TATGGAAATGTGTGACCAGAGAAACAATATCACCATGTGTCCCTTGTGTGACAGAACATGCAGTTACTGGAAGATGAGCTCTGCTTGTGCAACTGCTCGTGCAAGTCATCTTTTTGATAACCCTGCAACTGTCTTCTTCTCAGTCTTCATGGCTCTCTGGG CTGCTACCTTTATGGAAcactggaagagaaagcagatgcGCCTCAACTACAGGTGGGACCTGACTGGGtttgaagaggaggag GAGGCAGTCAAG GATCATCCAAGAGCAGAATATGAAGCAAAGGTTTTAGAAAAATCACTaagaaaagaacacaaacatAAAGAG ACAGATAAAGAAAAGCTGACATGGAAGGATCGTTTTCCAGCCTATTTGACCAATTTTGTTGGCATTATCTTCATG GTGGGGCTGACATTTGCTATAGTGTTTGGAGTCATAATATACAGAAtctccactgcagcagcactggcaatCAGCTCAACTCCGTCAGGCCGGTCCAGCGTCAGGGTCACTGTCACTGCCACTGCTGTCATCATCAATTTGGTTGTCATCATCATCCTGGATGAAGTATACGGCTGCATAGCAAGGTGGCTAACTCAGATCG AGGTGCCAAAAACTGACAAGAATTTTGAAGAGCGTCTGATTTTTAAGgctttccttctgaaatttgTCAATGCTTACACACCCATCTTCTATGTCGCTTTTTTCAAAGGCCG ATTTGTTGGACGTCCAGGAGACTACGtttacattttccattctttccgAATGGAAGAG TGCGCACCAGGCGGTTGCCTGATGGAGCTGTGCATACAGCTCAGTATCATCATGTTGGGCAAGCAGCTGATTCAGAACAATTTATTTGAGATTGGCATCCC gaaaatgaagaaatttataCGATACATGAAACTAAAGCGCCGGCGTTCCTTAGACCATGAGGAGCACGTCAAAAAAAAGCAGCGCTATGAAGTGGACTACAACCTGGAGCCTTTCGCTGGACTTACCCCTGAATATATGGAAATGA ttatTCAGTTTGGATTTGTAACCTTGTTTGTTGCATCCTTCCCACTGGCGcctctgtttgctttgttgaaCAACATCATTGAAATCCGTTTAGATGCAAAAAAATTTGTTACAGAGCTGAGGAGACCGGTAGCAGTCAGAGCGAAGGATATAG GAATCTGGTATAATATCCTCCGGGGTATAGGAAAGCTTGCTGTCATAATAAAT GCATTTGTGATCTCATTCACATCCGACTTCATTCCACGCCTCGTGTACCTGTATATGTACAGTGAGAATGGCACCATGCATGGCTTCGTGAACCATACACTATCCTCTTTTAATGTCAGCGATTTTCAAGCAGGAACAGCTCCAAATGACCCCATGGATCTTGGCTACGAGGTTCAGATATGCAG ATACAAAGATTACCGAGAACCCCCCTggtctgaaaacaaatatgacATTTCAAAGGATTTCTGGGCTGTCCTAGCTGCAAGATTAGCATTTGTGATAGTTTTCCAG AACTTGGTCATGTTTATGAGTGACTTTGTTGACTGGATTATCCCAGACATTCCCAAGGACATTAGTCAGCAGATTCATAAAGAGAAGGTTCTCATGGTCGAGGTCTTCATGAGAGAAGAGCAAGGGAAGCTGCAAATGCTGGAAACCTGGAAAgacaaggacaagaaaaaaggtgaaaactGTAACAATCACAGCCCCAGACTCTCCAGGAGCCACAGTGGGAGCTTGTCCTCCTGCCACTCGTATCCTCTTGACGTATAG